One window of the Etheostoma spectabile isolate EspeVRDwgs_2016 chromosome 16, UIUC_Espe_1.0, whole genome shotgun sequence genome contains the following:
- the st8sia3 gene encoding alpha-N-acetylneuraminate alpha-2,8-sialyltransferase ST8SIA3 isoform X2 translates to MVRIASALGLVMFSVALLILSLISYVSIKKDFLLSTPRYVPNGGPRMSMFHAGFRSQLALKYLDPAFTPLTNALSEDMQNSSKWTYNSSAFLQLKKEISQYIDIPHNFTLIRDSVRIGQLMHYDYSSHKYVFSIGENFHSLLPAVSPILNKHYNVCAVVGNSGILTGSRCGAQIEKFDFVFRCNFAPTEIFKKDVGRRTNMTTFNPSILEKYYNNLLTVQDRNNFFLSLKKLDGVILWIPAFFFHTSATVTRTLVDFFVEHRGQLKVQLAWPGNIMQYVNSYWKTKQLSPKRLSTGILMYTLASSMCDQIHLYGFWPFGWDPNTGKELPYHYYDKKGTKFTTKWQESHQLPAEFKLLYKMHTEGLLKLSLSHCA, encoded by the exons ATGGTGCGGATCGCCAGCGCGCTGGGGCTTGTCATGTTCAGCGTGGCGCTGCTCATCCTGTCGCTCATCAGCTACGTGTCCATCAAGAAGGATTTTCTGCTCAGCACCCCCAGATACGTACCTAATGGAGGACCCAGGATGTCCATGTTCCACGCTGGGTTTCG CTCCCAGCTGGCGCTGAAGTATCTGGATCCAGCTTTCACTCCCCTGACCAACGCTCTCAGTGAGGACATGCAGAACTCCTCTAAATGGACTTACAACAGCTCTGCTTTTCTACAGCTGAA AAAGGAGATCTCTCAATACATTGACATCCCCCACAACTTCACACTGATAAGAGACTCAGTCCGAATCGGACAGCTGATGCACTACGACTACTCCAGCCACAAGTATGTCTTCTCCATCGGCGAGAACTTCCACTCGCTCCTCCCTGCCGTCTCGCCAATCCTCAACAAGCACTACAATGTTTGTGCCGTGGTTGGCAACAGCGGCATCCTTACTGGCTCCCGCTGTGGAGCCCAGATTGAGAAGTTTGACTTTGTCTTCCGCTGCAACTTTGCGCCAACCGAGATCTTTAAGAAGGACGTTGGCCGGCGGACAAACATGACGACCTTTAACCCCAGTATCCTGGAGAAATACTACAACAATTTACTGACTGTGCAGGACAGGAACAACTTCTTTCTGAGCCTAAAGAAGCTTGACGGCGTCATCCTGTGGATCCCAGCGTTTTTCTTCCACACGTCAGCCACAGTGACAAGGACGCTGGTCGACTTCTTCGTGGAACATCGAGGTCAGCTGAAAGTCCAGCTGGCCTGGCCGGGAAACATCATGCAGTATGTCAACAG CTACTGGAAAACCAAGCAGCTGTCGCCGAAACGTCTGAGTACCGGCATCCTGATGTACACGCTGGCGTCCTCCATGTGCGACCAGATCCACCTGTACGGCTTCTGGCCGTTTGGCTGGGACCCCAACACAGGAAAGGAGCTGCCGTACCACTACTATGACAAAAAGGGCACCAAATTCACCACCAAATGGCAGGAGTCCCATCAGCTGCCTGCTGAATTCAAACTCCTCTACAAGATGCATACGGAGGGACTGCTGAAGCTCTCCCTCTCCCACTGTGCTTAG
- the st8sia3 gene encoding alpha-N-acetylneuraminate alpha-2,8-sialyltransferase ST8SIA3 isoform X1, with product MVRIASALGLVMFSVALLILSLISYVSIKKDFLLSTPRYVPNGGPRMSMFHAGFRERPPRKPDLSSQLALKYLDPAFTPLTNALSEDMQNSSKWTYNSSAFLQLKKEISQYIDIPHNFTLIRDSVRIGQLMHYDYSSHKYVFSIGENFHSLLPAVSPILNKHYNVCAVVGNSGILTGSRCGAQIEKFDFVFRCNFAPTEIFKKDVGRRTNMTTFNPSILEKYYNNLLTVQDRNNFFLSLKKLDGVILWIPAFFFHTSATVTRTLVDFFVEHRGQLKVQLAWPGNIMQYVNSYWKTKQLSPKRLSTGILMYTLASSMCDQIHLYGFWPFGWDPNTGKELPYHYYDKKGTKFTTKWQESHQLPAEFKLLYKMHTEGLLKLSLSHCA from the exons ATGGTGCGGATCGCCAGCGCGCTGGGGCTTGTCATGTTCAGCGTGGCGCTGCTCATCCTGTCGCTCATCAGCTACGTGTCCATCAAGAAGGATTTTCTGCTCAGCACCCCCAGATACGTACCTAATGGAGGACCCAGGATGTCCATGTTCCACGCTGGGTTTCG CGAGAGGCCGCCTCGCAAACCTGACCTGAG CTCCCAGCTGGCGCTGAAGTATCTGGATCCAGCTTTCACTCCCCTGACCAACGCTCTCAGTGAGGACATGCAGAACTCCTCTAAATGGACTTACAACAGCTCTGCTTTTCTACAGCTGAA AAAGGAGATCTCTCAATACATTGACATCCCCCACAACTTCACACTGATAAGAGACTCAGTCCGAATCGGACAGCTGATGCACTACGACTACTCCAGCCACAAGTATGTCTTCTCCATCGGCGAGAACTTCCACTCGCTCCTCCCTGCCGTCTCGCCAATCCTCAACAAGCACTACAATGTTTGTGCCGTGGTTGGCAACAGCGGCATCCTTACTGGCTCCCGCTGTGGAGCCCAGATTGAGAAGTTTGACTTTGTCTTCCGCTGCAACTTTGCGCCAACCGAGATCTTTAAGAAGGACGTTGGCCGGCGGACAAACATGACGACCTTTAACCCCAGTATCCTGGAGAAATACTACAACAATTTACTGACTGTGCAGGACAGGAACAACTTCTTTCTGAGCCTAAAGAAGCTTGACGGCGTCATCCTGTGGATCCCAGCGTTTTTCTTCCACACGTCAGCCACAGTGACAAGGACGCTGGTCGACTTCTTCGTGGAACATCGAGGTCAGCTGAAAGTCCAGCTGGCCTGGCCGGGAAACATCATGCAGTATGTCAACAG CTACTGGAAAACCAAGCAGCTGTCGCCGAAACGTCTGAGTACCGGCATCCTGATGTACACGCTGGCGTCCTCCATGTGCGACCAGATCCACCTGTACGGCTTCTGGCCGTTTGGCTGGGACCCCAACACAGGAAAGGAGCTGCCGTACCACTACTATGACAAAAAGGGCACCAAATTCACCACCAAATGGCAGGAGTCCCATCAGCTGCCTGCTGAATTCAAACTCCTCTACAAGATGCATACGGAGGGACTGCTGAAGCTCTCCCTCTCCCACTGTGCTTAG